agtttgataggacgaacgaggttcgggccttgattttgtttagtggatcgagacatcctctggaagcgacttgggattgggaaatcctgcaaatgtataagacttgcgataagacaaaatggaatctattttataaagaaaactcataagaccttaaataacctctaaatctttaagtaatgataacaacctcgaaggaaggcattggaagtgaaatcttaattttggaaaacgaggagtgtcgtcggatccaagtgttgagtatgttgtcgttgtgctgttggagcagcgtttgatgttgtgctgtgggagcagcgtttattgttgtgctgttggagcagcgtttgatgttgtgctgttggagcagcgtttattgttgtgctgttggagcagcgtgtgttattgtgctgttggagcagcgtgtgttgtggtgctgttggagcagctatgtgtcgttatgaagtgtgtcttttggtcgcagaatcgactttaccttagggtaagcttttagagactttaacttccctagaacacgtggcgacgtgtcgagtgaggtcggagacgttgtttgactaatcattttgcatacatgcaacattaatgaggtattaacacaggacgtactctggacctcgtcggtttccaaaatggtcataagacccggaatgccgtgaaagagcgtttgtagacgtctcttgtagcagaccgaaatggcagacctacgggtttactgctgatctgactacccagtgggagtaagagacatcacgggccgaaatggcaccaccgtggctggtgaagggctgatccgatgatgtccatccgttccggattgcatattggttgactgggttaacctgcatacatatcacgcaacatgcatactgacttagttgatgagtgtggttgctatttgataaacttacttggaacatgctaattgttattattgtcgttatgattttgtggaacatgcaaccctaggaatgatatctctagttataagcctaagtggctatctattaattgtacctattgggtttattatctacatagttctttagagttgaccctcgcgtcttctgtgtgtgttttggcggacaacgccttttgtcagatgaatattgcggactggtacaccatggtccacccttcgggggggattaggtatgagatgatcgatcaggacgaccccgggtcgtgggtggttgaccccgcgagccaccgagcgacgtattcggggcgtatcatggaggatcacgtggacagtggaggactcttgaggtcaggagtgttgaggcgatgctctatcagcttcaacttgccaccgggcgttcactgcggaccaggattcggaggaccaccgccgccaccgtcatcttcagaggaggaggatccctcagaggagattccagtgggagtgccttcggcagggtctagtgcaccctccgttgcgatcattgatgatcagggttcgggccctaagctcgtgagtccagcatcggagcgcactgcggttgcgaggggaggacggatagggttagtagacttggtcgttctggattctgattcagacgacgatcatgctagcacatagttttgagtgttggtatgagctcctcgagttaggattagtgtaggagtagagttttagctctgacagtcttgcttcatttgttacttaggggacagggtagatccgcctatagctttttgtgtggtttccttacggggatcacagagagttggttggacttaggaggtcttattttcaggccattgggtcagctgattctcagttttgagggatggtgttgcgggcacttcacccttttcatttagtttgtatatattgcctacgggcgtcgcacttttctttccgtcactggaggttactcgtgacgaggtcgctacttacagcgggggctgtttatatatattgtatattagttttattgcttttcgcttttgggttttatttaattcagtcttgtcttagttattattataaaaaaaaaatatttacgtttttccgcattaagtttacttttggttactaaagtgacgccaccgaaatcggggtgttacagttaaCACTGTTGTATGATAAAGCTACGAAGATATAGGTTCCCACTATGGAGTTGAATCATTGTAACCTATTTGTAAGTGCATGTGCAGGTAATATTTCGTTTAAAAAGGTCTAACGAATTGCAGCACAAACCTAATCACAATCCTAATTTGGTTGAAAACAAAAGTTTGATGACATACCTGTTCTGGTCTGAAGTACATTCCGAATCCTCTACGAAAAGAATCGTCCCCGACTGCATTTGGAGACCCCATTTGAACAAGGTGGTGGTACTGCacagaaaggaaaaaaattcgAACCTTTAATTTGGTATTTGTGCTAGACGACAAAAATGCATGCACGGAAACGAGTACGGTTGGAGACAAATCAGATAAAGTACAGTTTTATAAAGAAGAAGTGGACCAAAATCACTAAATCGCTACCGCAAATGGAAATAATGAACAATAAAGGGTTTTCCTTTCATGCAAGTAAGGTAAACTACCAGGTTCCATGTACCAGAGCAAGGACCTTACCTTTTTGTGTGGGACGAAGAAGGTAGCAAAGAATCCGTGGGAAACGGCGGCACCAGTGTTGTCCCTTTCGTGGTGAAGCGTTTTGAATAATACCCGGTCGTGAAGGCTGCTTGGAATGGTACCCGACCCAGTGTGGCAAGGGTTGAATAAACCCATTTGTTGTGTAGTGGGCCAGTTGGCGAATGACCTAGTGCCAAATAAATttgttttaccttttttttttgtttttgaaattaCTTAATTAAGTAAAAGTGTGTTTTTTATAATGGTAAATCCAAACCTAACATATATATATTGTGGTtaaggaaattaattaattaaaatataaaattggtCTCACGTGCTTAGTAACAATAAAttggagttaaaaaaaatatagaatttgCGTAATCTTAATGAACCCCATCCGTTAAgagcatcacttcacttaagccgcttaggtggtggttcaccttaatggaccccatccgttaagagcatcacttcacttaagccgctttgGTTTTCCGTAaccttaatggaccccatccgttaagagcatcacttcacttaagccgcttaggtcgtGATTCATCTTAATGGACCCCATCCATTAAgagcatcacttcacttaagccgctttgGTTTTGCGTAaccttaatggaccccatccgttaagagcatcacttcacttaagccgcttaggtcgtggttcaccttaatggaccccatccgttaagagcatcacttcacttaagccgcttaggtcgtGATTCATCTTAATGGACCCCATCCGTTAAgagcatcacttcacttaagccgctttgGTTTTCCGTAaccttaatggaccccatccgttaagagcatcacttcacttaagccgctttggtcgtggttcaccttaatggaccccatccgttaagagcatcacttcacttaagccgcttaggtcgtGATTCATCTTAATGGACCCCATCCGTTAAGagaatcacttcacttaagccgcttaggcCATGGCTCCTTAAATATTCTTAGAAAACTCTTACATAATgacatgataaaaaaaatgttttagtCATATTATACATACCGTAATTTGTATACTGTCACATAAACTTCGTGGTGACTTGGTGGAAAGTCATCATTCTTGTATGTGTCAGTATCTATGCTactttttttctgttttacttAACTAGCTTTGTGTCGAATTTTTTAACtgtcttttaaattttttttttttgagaatccctttaaatatttatttattttctctacTATTACTTAAATTTTCATTTAAGTCAACAttattaatgataaaaaaaattcaaaaaacactTATTTATGCATGCAAACGTTATATAAATTCAGTCAACCTTATAAATATATGTCAAGtatatcaattttaaaattattaacgtagcttttattaaattttcaatATTCATGTATATCAATGGTCAATTTCATCTGCATTTTCGTTTGTATGGGCCATTATTTAATTCCCTAAAAAGGCTCCCCCAAAAAAACAACCCGCCCAAATTTTCCCTCTCCAATTGGCTTCCATGTGAAGCTAACTGATGTGACCCAACGCTGTGCTTCTGCAAAAGCATATATTCCCCTGCCATATAAACAGCTATAATCAGTACCATTCACGCGGTTTTGAACAAGCTTATTCTAATGGGAAATAATTGTACTGACAGATTGGGTGGGTGGGgccattaatattatttaaccTATTCACACTCAAGGTACTAGGATTGTATATCTTACCACCTCCCAACATAACAAATGAAAACCTGAAGCTGGGATACTGAACTACTTGTCGTTTCCCCCCCCCATCACATAATTCCTTTTCATCATTCCTTATATTCACCATGACTGGGAAAGGCAATAGGTTTTATGTTGTGTTCCGTGGGAGGAATCCTGGCATATATTTTTCGTGGGAGGATTGCAACGCGCAGGTGTACAAGTTCAGGGACAACAAGCATGAATGCTACTCAACCCTAGAGATGGCCCAGGCTGCATTCCAAAATTACTTTCAACAACAAGAAGTGAGGGAGAGCCCTATACTTCACGAGGAGGTTCATACTCAATGCTCACATGAAGTTTTCCCAGGCTGCAGCAGTGGGAACACACCCAACCTTTCTCAATCCTCAAGCAGTTCAAGTACACCGGTGCAACAAGGGTTCATGTTCAGTTAAGATGAGCCATCATCATAGTAACTTCATAGTAACCtaattatttatacttttgtgGGGCAATAACCTTTCTTCTATTGTGCAGATAAGGAATCCAATCCTGGACACGTTCATGGAATGTCACAAGGATCAAAAGTTTTGCTAAAGTTTAGCATGAAGCAATGGTTAATGGATGCTTGTAAGGTCCTTGGTATGGATCCACCTGAGTATTACCCGTATCCAACAAAGATCATCAATGGGTCACCGCACCACAGTTACATGTGCTATATAAAGTCACCCAAAATCAAAGGTAATCCTGTTGAAGTTAGCCCTTATGAGAGTTCACTGGATATAGCAATGGAACAAGTTTCACTACAGTGGCTAAGAAGGTTGGAAAACTCTCATAATTTAGCAATTGTGGACTACAACAACCACAAACTTGAATTGAACTATGAGAGGATCCAGAGGCTTGAGGTGGAGAACTTTGATTTAGTCATGGAAAATGCAACCCTTAAGCAACAAAATTTGGACCTGAGGAGTATGATGAACCTGCCTTGAATATGTAATTTAGTCCTACAGTTTGTAACACCTTTAATATTCCGGTATTGTAACAAACCCTTATTCTCAAACACTTAATCATGCACCGTGTTCACGTAAGGTGCTTGAGATCTAAATTTCTTGTTTGTTCATGTGTTGACTACTTGGACTACTTCATCTGCTGACTGGATTAAAAAGTAGAGTTATTAGTGGGCTATTTGGTTATTTGTTGATACCTGTGACTGCTTAAGTGTGTATATGGACTTTACATTAATCTTTAATATCAATTTAGGGTCATTTCATAGACTTGACAGGTTAGGATACTCATCAGAAATTGGAGATCTCAAACATCATACCACTTGTACCCATTTCAATATCCTCACCCCTTATTCGAAGGACCACCACGCAAACTCTGGATTCAGTTTTTGAAGTACCACTTCAGAACCAATTTGGGGGGTGAAGTTTGGAGGTTTTCTGACCCTTAATCATGTCAAGGTATGAAACGTCCATGGTAGTCATTTAGATTTTGTTACCAACCACGTATTCCGTCCGTTTCTGTTTTAAAAAAAGGTTCCATTTTTGCAGAGATCAGCAACCTGGAGGAAGAGATTCTATGGATGTAGACGGCCAGACCTCTCAACAAAGGAACACTGAGGCTGACACAGAGGAGGAGCACATAGAGGCTCAGGCACAGGCTGAAATGCATGAACTCAGGAACATGGTACCTTTCTATGAAGTCCTTACTTTTCTATTAACTCTTTAACTACATTTGTGTTCTTTTCACAAAGTCGTAACACCAAAAGTTCAGTTTCTTTTTGTATGATGTTCATGAGGACTTCTTTTGTGTTGACGAAGACAGTTGGCTTTCTATTTTTGTTCTTTTCACAAAGTCATAATACCTTTCTTTCTGTCCCGTTTGTTTCAATGACTTTTTTTTACCTCTTTTTCAAATGGAAGTTTAATCACACCTGCTAAACTTAAATATACGCTTGTGGGTGCTAACAAATCGTTGTATTCCTATATATAGGGGGGCACCctactttactttttttttttaggggATTTAACTGATTTAATGTTCATTTTTATGTTCATGAATATTTTAGTTTGATATTTTAGTGTGATAAAGGTACAAGATTTAAAAGTACGTGGATATTTTTGACTCGGTTCATTTGTTCAGTGACCTTACTTATTAGTTTGATATGACAAATGAAGGGTTTTTACTCAGTTTGGGGGATCCATTGTACTATATCTGCTTTCATGTCACTGATTCCCGTCCATATTTACAGCTTGATCACGTAGGAAGACGTGATTTCCTAGAGGGTTTGTTCACCTTGCTGAAAGCTTTGGCTACATGAAGGTCAGTTTTCAACACCTTCTGATTCGTCATTATATAGTGAACTTTACTTTACAATTTTTGTGGACTTAAACCTGTTCTGACCTATGAAATACCATCTTTACAGTCAATGAACAGGCATGTAGGGAAGATTGATGAAGAGATATCAAACAACACCAAGCTGCTAACAAGTCTGGATGAAAAATTGAATACACTCCTTGCGAATAAGGCAGTTGACACAAAGTCATCCCCCAACGTGTTTCAGGGAAGCTGTTCACAGCATACTAGTGCTCCTATTAACCAAACTGACACGACAACTGCAACACCAGATTGTGGTCCAGTAAAATGTGCATCAAGGATCGTAGGCAAGGATGCAGAAACGATTGATGGACTGAAGAAAAATTTGGACATGTGTGTTGACCTTACAAAATCTGATGACGATGAGCTGAATCTGAACGAACCTCTTAATGTGGGCCTTGCTAAGGACCAAGGAGGACCAAAGTCAGGGACTTTGAAGAGCGCAAAGACCCCCATCAAAGTCAGGAAACATAAGACACCATCAAGGGGTAAGGATGTGCTAAAAGGATTGGAGGTTGAGTTTGAAGTTTCTGAGTCTGACAGTGATGATTGCTCAATTGTTGACACTCCCAACCAATCAACAAGAAAGTCTTTTGAGGGTAAGCTGGGTGCGATTAAAGAAGGATCAATGGTCAACAAGCCAAAGGTTTGTATAATCTAACCATTAAGGAGAACGATTTCTTCTTTACATGTTTCTATTTCAAAACATtcattatataatatttttactaTCTCGCAGGATAAGGGCAAAAAAATCTCTCAGGATCAAACACCAtcatctaggccaaggaaaatTCCTAGAGCGTACATTTCCTCTACCAACAAAAAAGCAAGGAAGATTGGTCATATATTACCAAAGGTTTACATAAAAACATTCATGGTCAATTAGTTTATTTAAActgttatcttatttttctgTGTTGTTTTGGGTGGTTAGGCAATGGATTCCAAATTTCGCCCCACAGAGGAGATGTTGTTAACCATTCCTCAACTCCGCATATGTGCTTATACATTTCAACTTCATGGTGACCCTAGGTACAACACTATGCTTTATTTCTCTAATTGACCACTATACATATATATGGGTACTATGTTCTGAATTTGGCTACTTGCACTTGCAGGGAGGAATTATTTAAACTAGGATCCGTCATTGGAACAAGGGAACAATTTCTGACACTTTGCCCATACCATGTTATAGACAACAAGGTTGTGTATGGATGTTTTATATTTAACCCATGGCTGAGTAAGTGTTATATTAAACAGTCTTTAATGTGTATGTACACCTTGTTTCAGATAATTGAATTCATGGCAACGAAACTGACTTGGAACCAGCTTAATACCGAAACCCAGCCAGCTTGGATACTGCCCCCGCGCTTTTCGGTAAAATTTTGATCATTTCATATGGGCTCATGTGAACTAAAAACAGTTGTAACGCAAATTTTAATCTTTACTTGCATACCAATTACAGGAGGCTGTGTTAAAGGGAACCATGGCGGAGGATCTGCTACCTGAATATGCAAGTAAATGGATGCCTGCATTTGAGACGCTGAAATATgtgggtgttttttttttttaaacgtaTATTACCTATCTGTTTTGGAAAGATTATTTGGTACACTTCAATTAACATACTGATTGCTCAGATCTATGTCCCTGTTCTTGAGGATAATGGCCATTGGTACCTTATGGTGGCTTCCATGGATGATTGCGCGGTTTACTTGGTTGACTCTTACCTCAATTCAAAACAAACTGCTGCCAGGAAAAAAGCAATTACAACAATTGTATGTAGACCCCGTTAGTTTTTTCTAGTTCATGTTTTTTCATATCAATATTTAAGTATATCCATATTAACACCGCCACACATTTGTTAGGGAAAAGTCATTGGCCGCATGATGTTTTCTTCACACTACCCCCACAACTACCTTGAAGGCAACTTTGAGCTGGGGACATGGGACATTGAAGAAGCAATGTCCAGTGAGGACTTCACTACTAGGTAATTGAAGTTTAGTACTTTGTATCACTCCCCCTTGAAAATAGAAGTGGTTTGTTTTGTATAATCTGCCCattttgtttgctttgttttcAAGCACTCAACACTCAACAATATGCACATTAGAGTGGATGCAAATGGATGACGTTTTCATGTCAAACTTGCTACCAAGGGTGAGATTTTAACAACAACTTCTTATTGGCACATGTTATTAATTTTCAATGCAAAAGCTTAGTTtgttctgcgttcatatctgaAAATAAGTTAAAATTCATTGTATTAACATGTTCCATATCTGGATGCAGGTGGAGGATAAACTTGTCAGGATGAAGGCTGCCATGAGACTGTTGAGCGAGCCTCACAATGAACATTACGATTCGTTGATTGCAAAATCCAACAACTTCTGGGAGAACCAGAATGTGCTATGATTAGTTGCTGCTATGTAAATGCAACGAATTTTTTTGTAATAGTAATAGGTTGTTCACATGTGTCTTCTAAGATATTATAGAACACAATACACAAAGTACGGACAAAATACCTGTTCTTAAGGGCTTTTGGCTGCTCATTCTGTTGGGCACTACTGAAATGTGCTATGATTAGTTGCTTCCATGTGAATGCAATGAATTTTTTGTAATATTAATAGGTTGGGCAAACTGTGTATTCTAATTGTCATTCAGGTGCCCATATAAGTCTATTTGTAATTTCGTTCAAACCATACTTTTGAACTCCATATCTGTTAGTTCATAATCAATGACCGGTTTTAATTGCATTTTATGCATCAAGTTCAATAGTAATTCTCATTGCGTGCGTGTGTGTTTTTTCCGGTCGAAATTACGTGAAGCTTTTGATGGTTCTGCTGAGTGCTGCTGTTACTTTGGAAGATCAGATCACTCAGAACAGAGTACCAATTATCGGTTCCCACTCGTTTTATTCATGAGTTTCAGAACCTGAGTTTCATTCAGTCTATGAGATCTTTAGCTCTTTCTGACTattcctttcttctttctatGGGTCATAATATTCCCTTTCTATTACCCTATCACGCTGTCTTGTTCGTGTCAATTATCATGATCAAATCATTCAACACACACCCAAATGCTCTACTACAATATTTGGAAAAATCAATCAAGCTCAGCTTTGGAAATGTATGTTATCCTTCAAGAAACGTCCAGATCAATTTATGGCCTTTTTTTCAAACAACTGTATCTTTAAGTTGCAATCACCTACAACTACTAACACAAGGCATTGCCCACACACAGTTTCCACAGCAGCAAAACGCTGACTCTAATTGAAGCAAATCCAGTTCAGGTCATATAACAAAGAGCTTGAATAATTGGAATTAAATTACTGCCAACACAAGTTgttcaaaggaaaaaaaaaggaacgAAAAGCGAAAAGTCAATTAGCTAATACAGCCCATAAGTTTGTTACAACTTCATAAATAATGCACCTTCACTTCAACTTCAAGTCCTTCACAAACACCTTCAACAAACACCTTCAATGTACTTCAACCAATGGCTACGAACATTTCCCATCAATGCTATACACCATTCAACAAACACCTTCAATGTACTGCAACTGAGACATACACCATTTAAAATCAATGAAAATAAACAGTAAATTGTCTCATATCATATCTATGGTTTACAGAATACAAGGATAATGCTTTTACCTCAACGTGTTGTCTCCATGGTTAAGCATGACCACCTTCCACACCTAGACCACTTACAGCTGAAACTTTCTGCCTTTTGTTATCTGGACATGTGGTTTTGTTGTGACCCCCCTGCTTGCAAACATTACACTTCCTTTTGGTGCCACTTGAACTGCCACTCTTGACTACATGCGGATTTTTCACTTCATCAATCCCTTTAATATCCACACCATTAATATTTGTGTCCTCATCATCAGGTCCCTTGTTTTCAACCTTCTTAGCCTTTAGTTTCTCAACATGCTTAGCCATGACATCAACTGTATCCAGGTAGTCCTCCATTGATTCACATCCAAGGTTAAACATTTCTCTACTTCTCATCACCAACGAACCCAGCCTAGCCAAAACGGTTGACTCCCAGAATTTGAAAGCAGATTCTGAATTCCCCTTCATAGATTCTTTTGCTGACTTACACCATCTTTGCAATACTAAACTTTTTGGGATGACATCAATGTCCAAATGCACCAACAAACCTATTATATGATCACAAGGAAGTCCAAAGGTCTCCATCCGCTGACATGAACACCTAAATGTTGACGTCTGTTCATCATGTGCCACATACCACAGTTTCGCAGGTTTACAGTACCTGTACATGGAATATATAATACATGAGGAGGTATCCTTCATGCCAGCAACCTTCACTAGGCTTCCACTACTGAGCCATGAGCGAAACTTTAAGAATACCGTCCTTGTGTAAAGATTTGCAGCACATAGTTCAAGGGCACGCACGTTGGTCTTTGGAACAACATCTCCTACCACAGACTTATAGTCTGCATCAACCTCTCTCCATCTCATGTAGTTCACGTAACGTTCAAAGTATTGAACAAACTCAAGTAAGCTATTTCTGGAACGCACAATCCGACCAATTTGAGAATGCATACCTTCACACCGTGAAGTAGTGCGAAAACCGGCAAAGAACTTCCCCCGCATCATACAAGTAGCCCACATGTGCCTCTTCTCATACAATCCTTGAACCCATGGATTGTCTTCAAGATTTAAATCACTAACCAATTgaaaccatttttttttgaagtgtGCAACAGTATAGTTACCCAG
This is a stretch of genomic DNA from Lotus japonicus ecotype B-129 chromosome 1, LjGifu_v1.2. It encodes these proteins:
- the LOC130747793 gene encoding protein FAR1-RELATED SEQUENCE 5-like, whose translation is MDFQVFGEVLAFDATYRKNWYGCPIVVLVGVNHHCQTIVFGTAVLTNEKEESYVWVLEQFLAAMKGKQPAVVITDGAPAMRNAITRLLPKAHHRLCAWHLLQNAQRNVGDSNFVKGFKSCMLGNYTVAHFKKKWFQLVSDLNLEDNPWVQGLYEKRHMWATCMMRGKFFAGFRTTSRCEGMHSQIGRIVRSRNSLLEFVQYFERYVNYMRWREVDADYKSVVGDVVPKTNVRALELCAANLYTRTVFLKFRSWLSSGSLVKVAGMKDTSSCIIYSMYRYCKPAKLWYVAHDEQTSTFRCSCQRMETFGLPCDHIIGLLVHLDIDVIPKSLVLQRWCKSAKESMKGNSESAFKFWESTVLARLGSLVMRSREMFNLGCESMEDYLDTVDVMAKHVEKLKAKKVENKGPDDEDTNINGVDIKGIDEVKNPHVVKSGSSSGTKRKCNVCKQGGHNKTTCPDNKRQKVSAVSGLGVEGGHA